The Methyloferula stellata AR4 genome includes a window with the following:
- a CDS encoding 3-hydroxybutyrate dehydrogenase, giving the protein MLKGKSAVVTGSTSGIGLAIARALAKEGANVMINGFGEKDAIDKELAGIKQDFGVTAVYSAADMSKPDEIAAMIATAQADLGSVDILVNNAGIQYVSPIEDFPVEKWDAIIAINLSSAFHTIRAAVPGMKAKGWGRIIQTASAHSLVASPFKSAYVAAKHGIAGLTKTVALELAQHKITSNCISPGYVWTPLVEKQIPDTMAARHLTKEQVIHDVLLAAQPTKQFVTVEQVAALALFLCSDAASEITGANIPIDGGWTAE; this is encoded by the coding sequence ATGTTGAAAGGCAAATCGGCGGTCGTCACTGGCTCGACGAGCGGCATCGGATTGGCGATTGCACGGGCGCTCGCGAAGGAAGGCGCCAATGTCATGATCAACGGCTTTGGCGAGAAGGACGCGATCGACAAGGAGTTGGCCGGCATCAAGCAGGACTTCGGCGTGACCGCGGTCTATTCCGCTGCCGATATGTCAAAGCCGGATGAAATCGCTGCCATGATCGCGACGGCGCAGGCCGATCTCGGCTCCGTCGATATTCTCGTCAACAATGCCGGTATTCAATACGTCTCGCCGATCGAGGATTTCCCTGTCGAGAAATGGGATGCGATCATCGCGATCAATCTGTCGTCCGCCTTCCACACCATTCGCGCCGCCGTTCCCGGCATGAAGGCCAAGGGCTGGGGCCGGATCATCCAGACGGCGTCGGCGCATTCGCTCGTCGCATCGCCGTTCAAATCGGCCTATGTCGCCGCCAAGCATGGCATCGCGGGCCTGACGAAGACCGTCGCGCTCGAACTGGCCCAGCATAAGATCACCTCGAATTGCATCAGCCCCGGCTATGTCTGGACGCCGCTCGTCGAAAAGCAGATTCCCGATACGATGGCCGCGCGTCACCTGACCAAAGAGCAGGTGATCCACGACGTGCTTCTCGCCGCCCAGCCGACGAAGCAATTCGTGACGGTCGAGCAGGTCGCCGCCTTGGCCCTCTTCCTCTGCTCCGACGCAGCAAGCGAGATCACCGGCGCCAATATTCCGATCGACGGCGGCTGGACCGCCGAATAA
- a CDS encoding homoserine dehydrogenase, producing the protein MMRHLRVGIAGLGTVGTAVVRLLDRHAQALAARTGQRIEVTAVSAKARDKDRGIDLSRFAWFDDPVALAASPDIDVFVELIGGEEGAARAAVETAIAAGKSVVTANKALLAKHGMALARAAEEKGVALAFEASVAGGIPVIKTLREGFAGNAIERIYGILNGTCNYILSRMETEKLSFAACLREAQELGYAEADPTFDIGGFDTAHKLAILTALAFGTTIDPDAIAIEGIETITLADLEAADELGYRVKLLGVAQKTLSGIEQRVHPTMVPKSSAIAQIMGVINAVSINADAVHELTLAGPGAGGEATASAVVADLADLARGSHIAPFGLPVADLAPLQRAPLQMHEGGYYVRLSVHNRPGAAAAIATRMAENGISLESIVQRNVSGSRAKAATLDPVPVVLITYATYEKTIRQALESVVADGYLAEKPQLIRIERE; encoded by the coding sequence GTCGGGATTGCGGGCCTTGGCACCGTGGGCACGGCGGTCGTGCGGCTGCTCGACAGGCACGCCCAAGCGCTTGCCGCGCGCACCGGACAAAGGATCGAGGTCACGGCCGTGTCGGCCAAGGCGCGCGACAAGGATCGCGGCATCGATCTTTCGCGCTTTGCCTGGTTCGATGATCCGGTCGCGCTGGCGGCGAGCCCCGATATAGACGTTTTCGTCGAGCTGATCGGCGGCGAGGAGGGCGCGGCGCGTGCCGCCGTCGAGACTGCCATCGCGGCAGGGAAATCCGTTGTTACGGCCAATAAGGCGCTGCTCGCCAAACATGGCATGGCGCTCGCGCGCGCCGCCGAGGAAAAGGGCGTGGCGCTGGCCTTTGAGGCTTCGGTCGCCGGCGGGATTCCCGTCATCAAAACCTTGCGCGAGGGTTTTGCCGGCAATGCGATCGAGCGCATCTACGGCATTTTGAACGGTACCTGCAATTACATCCTATCGCGCATGGAAACCGAGAAATTGAGCTTCGCTGCCTGCCTGCGCGAAGCGCAGGAGCTGGGTTATGCGGAGGCCGACCCGACCTTCGACATCGGCGGGTTCGATACGGCGCACAAGCTCGCGATCCTCACAGCGCTCGCCTTCGGCACCACGATCGATCCCGACGCCATCGCGATCGAAGGCATAGAGACGATCACGCTGGCCGATCTCGAGGCCGCCGACGAATTGGGCTATCGCGTCAAACTCTTGGGCGTCGCGCAGAAGACGCTGTCAGGCATCGAGCAACGGGTCCATCCGACTATGGTGCCGAAGTCGTCGGCGATTGCACAAATCATGGGCGTTATCAATGCTGTAAGCATTAATGCTGATGCAGTACATGAACTGACTTTGGCGGGGCCAGGGGCTGGCGGAGAGGCCACGGCATCGGCTGTCGTCGCCGATCTCGCCGATCTGGCGCGCGGGTCTCATATAGCGCCATTTGGCTTGCCCGTGGCTGACTTGGCGCCCTTGCAGCGTGCCCCGCTGCAAATGCATGAGGGCGGCTATTATGTCCGGCTCTCGGTCCATAACAGGCCGGGCGCCGCCGCGGCGATCGCGACGCGCATGGCCGAGAACGGCATTTCATTGGAGAGCATCGTCCAGCGCAATGTATCCGGGTCGCGTGCAAAGGCCGCCACGCTCGATCCGGTGCCGGTGGTGCTCATCACCTATGCGACTTACGAGAAGACGATCCGGCAGGCGCTCGAATCCGTCGTGGCCGACGGTTATCTCGCCGAAAAGCCGCAGCTCATACGCATCGAGCGGGAGTGA
- a CDS encoding acetoacetate decarboxylase, translating to MKKADVIKLPSMPLGSPSYPAGPYRFIDREYMVISYETDPEAIRTQLPEPLEPADQAIVHYEWIRMPDSSGFGDYTESGLVIPCRYKGADYNFVSQMYLDDDPPIAAGREIWGFPKKYAHPKLEVVHDTLTGTLTYAGQTVAMGSMGYKHHSMTGNGDRTVATLSKTQINLKIIPSVTGEPEICQLVAINLTEIVPKGSWSGPGRLHLVPHVNAPVADFPVRHVIGAHHFIADLTLPYGRVLYDYTKAEAEQESEEKRILMAGE from the coding sequence ATGAAGAAGGCAGACGTCATCAAGCTCCCGTCGATGCCGCTCGGAAGCCCCAGCTATCCCGCCGGGCCCTACCGGTTCATCGATCGCGAATATATGGTCATTTCATACGAGACCGACCCCGAAGCCATCCGCACGCAATTGCCGGAACCGCTGGAACCGGCCGATCAGGCGATCGTCCATTACGAATGGATCCGGATGCCGGATAGCTCCGGCTTCGGCGACTATACGGAATCGGGTCTCGTGATCCCCTGCCGTTATAAGGGCGCGGACTATAATTTCGTCTCGCAAATGTATCTCGACGACGATCCGCCGATCGCCGCCGGCCGCGAGATCTGGGGCTTTCCGAAGAAATACGCGCATCCGAAGCTCGAGGTCGTCCACGATACTTTGACCGGCACGCTGACCTATGCCGGGCAGACCGTCGCCATGGGCAGCATGGGCTATAAGCATCACAGCATGACCGGCAATGGCGATCGCACCGTCGCCACTTTGTCGAAGACGCAGATCAATCTGAAAATCATTCCGAGCGTGACGGGCGAGCCCGAAATCTGCCAGCTCGTTGCGATCAACCTGACCGAGATCGTGCCGAAAGGCTCATGGTCGGGACCGGGCCGCTTGCATCTTGTGCCGCATGTCAATGCGCCGGTCGCCGATTTCCCGGTGCGCCATGTGATCGGCGCGCATCATTTCATCGCCGATCTCACCCTGCCCTATGGCCGCGTGCTCTACGACTATACCAAGGCCGAGGCGGAGCAAGAGAGCGAAGAAAAGCGCATTCTGATGGCCGGCGAATAA